A window from Methylococcus mesophilus encodes these proteins:
- the cydB gene encoding cytochrome d ubiquinol oxidase subunit II, which yields MFDYETMRVIWWVITGAVATGFVLTVGFDFGIGALLPFVGRNDVERRVVINTIGPTWDGNQVWLILLGGAIFAVWPAVYATLFSGLYIAMLLVLYTLFFRPVGFDYRSKLESPQWRNAWDWGLFIGGAVPPVLMGVLVGNLLVGLPFHLDGSLRTFYDGSFFGLLMPFPLLCGVIGLLACVFHGAVYLSCRTEGVIEQRARRVAAIGGVVLVVLIVLAAAWVILGIPRPEILTMAGPSAPSNPMAKTVDFSGSWLANFQAHPRMFVAPALAVLGVPAAAAFAATGRSAAAFAASAVGIGGLLWTVGFGLFPFMLISTTDPRSSLTIWDASASHLNLQWSLAITLVFLPIVLLYTQWAYRVIWGKVTAADIAKGEHTLY from the coding sequence ATGTTCGACTATGAAACCATGCGGGTGATCTGGTGGGTGATCACCGGAGCGGTGGCGACGGGATTCGTCCTCACCGTGGGATTCGATTTCGGCATCGGCGCCCTGCTGCCATTCGTAGGCCGTAACGATGTCGAACGGCGGGTGGTGATCAACACCATCGGCCCGACCTGGGACGGCAATCAGGTCTGGCTGATCCTGCTCGGCGGCGCCATTTTTGCGGTGTGGCCGGCGGTTTATGCGACGCTGTTCTCGGGGCTCTACATCGCTATGCTGCTGGTGCTTTATACCCTGTTTTTCCGGCCGGTCGGCTTCGACTACCGCAGCAAGCTGGAGTCTCCCCAGTGGCGCAACGCCTGGGACTGGGGGCTGTTCATCGGCGGTGCGGTGCCGCCGGTCCTCATGGGCGTCCTGGTCGGCAACCTGCTGGTCGGCTTGCCGTTCCACCTCGACGGGAGTCTCCGCACCTTCTATGACGGCAGCTTCTTCGGTCTGCTGATGCCGTTTCCCCTGCTCTGCGGCGTGATCGGCCTGCTGGCTTGCGTGTTTCACGGCGCGGTTTACCTGAGTTGCCGGACCGAAGGTGTGATCGAGCAGCGTGCCCGGCGCGTCGCCGCGATCGGCGGCGTGGTCCTGGTCGTGCTGATCGTGCTCGCCGCCGCATGGGTGATCCTCGGCATTCCGCGCCCGGAAATCCTGACCATGGCCGGGCCCAGTGCGCCGTCCAACCCGATGGCGAAAACGGTCGATTTTTCCGGCAGCTGGCTGGCGAACTTCCAGGCGCATCCACGCATGTTCGTCGCTCCCGCGCTGGCGGTGCTGGGGGTGCCCGCTGCGGCGGCGTTTGCCGCCACCGGCCGTTCCGCTGCGGCTTTCGCCGCCAGTGCGGTGGGCATCGGCGGCCTGCTCTGGACGGTAGGATTCGGCCTGTTCCCTTTCATGCTGATCTCGACCACCGATCCCCGCAGCAGCCTGACGATCTGGGACGCCAGTGCGAGCCATCTGAACCTGCAATGGTCTCTGGCGATTACCCTGGTGTTTCTGCCCATCGTATTGCTCTATACCCAATGGGCCTATCGGGTGATCTGGGGCAAGGTCACGGCCGCGGACATCGCCAAGGGCGAACATACGCTTTATTGA
- the cydX gene encoding cytochrome bd-I oxidase subunit CydX, protein MWYFAWILGVGFACAFGVINAMWLESVCDIDDQGSSGAEN, encoded by the coding sequence ATGTGGTATTTCGCATGGATACTCGGGGTGGGTTTCGCCTGCGCATTCGGTGTCATCAATGCCATGTGGCTGGAATCGGTCTGTGACATCGACGATCAGGGCTCGAGCGGCGCCGAAAATTGA
- a CDS encoding PepSY domain-containing protein produces MKRSISSVLAFAGALALSAGVTAGEDLAESQLPKAVLNTFKAVYPNATDVEYEKKVKHGETVYEIEFKDKGVEREIVYSADGKVLKAEFDD; encoded by the coding sequence ATGAAGCGGAGTATTTCAAGCGTCCTGGCCTTTGCCGGTGCGCTGGCGCTGTCGGCCGGCGTCACGGCCGGTGAAGACTTGGCCGAGTCGCAGCTGCCGAAAGCGGTGCTGAACACCTTCAAGGCGGTTTATCCGAATGCGACCGACGTCGAGTACGAGAAGAAAGTGAAACACGGCGAGACCGTCTACGAAATCGAGTTCAAGGACAAGGGCGTGGAGCGCGAGATCGTGTACAGCGCCGACGGAAAGGTGTTGAAGGCTGAATTCGACGATTAG
- a CDS encoding alpha-ketoglutarate-dependent dioxygenase AlkB family protein, whose amino-acid sequence MRLITEDGELDLIEGFLKGDESAAFGSRLLGELAWQGEEIPLFGRRVAVPRLLCWYGDPGAVYRYSGVSHEPLPWHEVLADLRTRIEAFSGHAFNAVLCNRYRTGRDSMGWHADDEPELGERPFIASLSLGAERLFRIRHRRTARTLDVPLRDGDLLLMGGDLQSHWRHSIPKTARPCGERINLTFRRIVPRS is encoded by the coding sequence GTGCGGCTGATTACCGAAGACGGCGAGCTGGATTTGATCGAGGGATTCCTCAAGGGGGATGAGAGCGCGGCTTTCGGTTCACGCCTACTCGGCGAACTGGCTTGGCAGGGCGAGGAAATCCCACTGTTCGGACGGAGGGTGGCAGTGCCGCGCCTCCTGTGCTGGTATGGCGATCCGGGTGCGGTCTATCGCTATTCCGGCGTCTCCCACGAACCATTGCCCTGGCACGAGGTGCTTGCCGATTTGCGGACCCGCATCGAGGCGTTCAGCGGGCATGCTTTCAACGCCGTCCTTTGCAACCGCTACCGCACCGGCCGGGACTCGATGGGCTGGCACGCCGACGACGAGCCCGAGCTCGGCGAACGCCCGTTCATCGCGTCGTTGAGCCTGGGAGCGGAACGCCTGTTCCGGATTCGCCACCGCCGCACTGCCCGGACCCTGGACGTGCCGCTGCGGGATGGGGACCTGCTGCTGATGGGCGGGGATCTGCAGTCCCATTGGAGGCACTCTATTCCCAAGACCGCCAGGCCTTGCGGCGAACGCATCAACCTCACGTTCCGCCGCATCGTGCCGCGTTCCTGA
- a CDS encoding glucan biosynthesis protein codes for MSLSRRHFLQLAVAVNALSLFKAGMVHAEPETGLKFGAPAPFSFETLKALARERASREYAPPPQPNPEIVKQIDYDAHGKLQYRKEAALWAETGGSYPISFQHVGMFFPKTVTMNVVEKGTSRELLYDPKLFTTGPDHVARDLPASPSAFAGFWVHESRKGSDWKKREPWVTFLGASYFRAIGELGQVGLSARGIALNPGTSNPEEFPDFVSFWFEAGTKADDPMIVYALLDGPSLTGAYKFSLKRTKGVIMEIEAALFLRRDIERLGIAPLTSMYWFSESAKPTAVDWRPEVHDSDGLALWTGVGEHIWRPLNNPAGIQVSSFADKSPKGFGLGQRDRVLDHYQDGVRYHLRPSAWVEPLGDWGEGAVQLTEIPTDDEIHDNIVAMWVPKEPAAAGNTYDLRYRIHWLADEPFPSPLARCVATRLGNGGQPGKPRPKGVRKFMVEFLGKPLAKLPFGEKPEPVITATRGELSRIEIEAVPDDVPGHWRTHFDLAVTGPDPVEIRCYLRYKDEVMSETWLYQYHPF; via the coding sequence ATGAGTCTCAGCCGCCGCCATTTCCTTCAACTCGCCGTCGCGGTGAATGCGCTTTCGCTGTTCAAAGCCGGCATGGTTCATGCCGAACCTGAAACCGGACTCAAATTCGGGGCGCCCGCCCCGTTCTCCTTCGAGACGCTGAAAGCGCTGGCGCGCGAACGGGCCAGCCGCGAATATGCGCCACCTCCCCAGCCCAATCCGGAGATCGTCAAACAGATCGACTACGACGCCCACGGCAAACTGCAATATCGCAAGGAGGCAGCCCTGTGGGCCGAAACCGGCGGTAGCTACCCGATCTCGTTCCAGCACGTCGGCATGTTCTTCCCGAAGACGGTGACGATGAACGTCGTCGAGAAAGGCACGTCCCGGGAACTCTTGTACGATCCCAAGCTCTTCACCACGGGACCGGACCATGTAGCCAGGGACCTTCCGGCCAGCCCCTCGGCCTTCGCGGGCTTCTGGGTGCACGAGAGCCGCAAGGGTTCCGACTGGAAGAAACGCGAACCCTGGGTCACTTTCCTCGGCGCCTCGTATTTCCGTGCCATCGGCGAATTGGGCCAGGTCGGCCTGTCGGCGCGCGGCATCGCGCTGAATCCCGGGACCTCCAATCCGGAGGAGTTCCCGGATTTCGTCTCGTTCTGGTTCGAAGCCGGGACCAAGGCCGACGATCCCATGATCGTGTATGCCCTGCTGGATGGCCCCAGCCTGACCGGCGCCTACAAGTTCTCGCTCAAGCGGACCAAAGGCGTGATCATGGAAATCGAAGCCGCTCTGTTCCTGCGCAGAGACATCGAGCGTTTGGGGATCGCACCGCTGACTTCGATGTACTGGTTCTCCGAATCCGCAAAGCCCACCGCGGTCGACTGGCGCCCCGAAGTGCACGACTCCGACGGCTTGGCGCTGTGGACCGGCGTCGGCGAACACATCTGGCGGCCGCTCAACAATCCGGCCGGCATCCAGGTATCCAGCTTTGCCGACAAATCACCCAAAGGCTTCGGCCTCGGTCAGCGCGACCGGGTGCTCGACCACTACCAGGACGGCGTGCGCTATCACCTGCGCCCATCGGCCTGGGTGGAACCGCTCGGCGACTGGGGCGAGGGCGCGGTGCAACTCACCGAAATCCCCACCGACGACGAGATCCACGACAACATCGTGGCGATGTGGGTGCCGAAGGAGCCCGCCGCGGCTGGTAATACTTACGACCTGCGCTACCGCATCCATTGGCTGGCGGACGAGCCTTTCCCGAGTCCCCTGGCGCGCTGTGTGGCGACCCGGCTCGGCAACGGCGGCCAGCCCGGCAAGCCGCGTCCCAAGGGCGTACGCAAATTCATGGTCGAATTCCTGGGCAAGCCGCTGGCCAAACTGCCCTTCGGCGAAAAGCCGGAGCCGGTCATCACCGCGACCCGGGGCGAATTGTCGCGAATCGAAATCGAAGCCGTGCCGGATGACGTGCCGGGCCATTGGCGTACCCATTTCGACCTGGCGGTGACGGGGCCGGACCCGGTCGAAATCCGCTGCTATTTGCGCTACAAGGATGAGGTGATGTCCGAAACCTGGCTGTACCAGTACCACCCGTTCTGA
- a CDS encoding sulfite exporter TauE/SafE family protein — MTTAYAMSGLLVGFLVGLTGVGGGSLMTPLLVFMFGFAPKTAVGTDLLFAAITKGGGVLVHHRSHRSVEWKIVLQLALGSIPAALAVIYLLETVFEKDESVTAIITTTLGVALIFTGLSLLLRKRLAHKSATQRMTHTERFGRWQGLLTVLVGLILGVLVTLSSVGAGALGTVALLFLYPRLATVRIVGTDLAHAIPLTAVAGLGHLHMGNVDFTLLGSLLVGSLPGIYLGSHLSARIPEWLLRPALASLLLLIGCKFVL; from the coding sequence ATGACTACTGCATACGCAATGTCTGGACTGCTGGTGGGGTTCCTGGTCGGTCTGACCGGCGTCGGCGGCGGCTCGCTGATGACCCCCCTGCTGGTCTTCATGTTCGGGTTCGCTCCCAAAACAGCGGTAGGGACCGATCTCCTGTTCGCCGCGATTACCAAGGGCGGCGGCGTCCTCGTTCATCACCGCTCCCACCGGTCGGTCGAATGGAAAATCGTGTTGCAACTGGCGCTGGGCAGCATTCCCGCCGCACTGGCGGTCATCTACCTGCTGGAAACCGTCTTCGAGAAAGATGAATCGGTAACCGCCATCATCACCACGACCCTGGGCGTCGCCTTGATCTTCACCGGCCTGTCGCTGCTGCTGCGCAAACGACTCGCTCACAAATCGGCCACGCAACGAATGACCCATACGGAGCGTTTCGGACGCTGGCAGGGCCTGCTGACGGTGTTGGTCGGCCTCATTCTGGGCGTACTGGTCACCCTTTCCTCGGTCGGCGCCGGCGCCTTGGGTACGGTGGCGCTACTGTTCCTGTACCCGCGCCTGGCGACGGTCCGCATCGTGGGGACCGACCTGGCGCACGCGATCCCGCTGACCGCCGTCGCCGGCCTGGGACATCTGCACATGGGCAACGTCGATTTCACCCTTCTCGGCAGCCTCCTGGTGGGCTCGCTCCCCGGCATCTACCTGGGCAGCCACCTGAGTGCCAGGATTCCGGAATGGCTGCTGCGGCCGGCGCTCGCCTCGCTCCTCCTGCTGATCGGCTGCAAGTTCGTACTCTGA
- a CDS encoding TVP38/TMEM64 family protein has product MDKATRTSVRLRIAGITLLMLAGAVPLLLAAPLEVWLAYLRDARAWFDDIGLLAPLVFTLVSALLTALGFPRLVFCVLGGLLFGVVWGTLWSELGTVLGAYGTFLFARWSARELVLRRYPKLQALAARVQGRKGWWSVVLIRQIPVAGLYNDILLGISAIGHRDFWIGTGLGFLPQGVAATLVGAGMVQTDFVEVGQYFAVAATALLVLTLAWNRLVAQAGKQHAA; this is encoded by the coding sequence ATGGACAAAGCAACACGCACATCCGTACGGCTTCGGATCGCCGGCATCACGCTGCTGATGCTGGCGGGAGCGGTCCCCCTGCTTCTTGCGGCACCGCTCGAAGTGTGGCTGGCATACCTCAGGGACGCGCGAGCCTGGTTCGACGATATCGGACTGCTGGCGCCGCTGGTATTCACTCTGGTTTCCGCGCTGCTGACGGCCCTAGGCTTTCCCCGCCTGGTCTTCTGCGTGCTCGGGGGGTTGCTATTCGGTGTCGTCTGGGGAACGCTCTGGAGCGAGTTGGGCACTGTGCTCGGCGCTTACGGCACGTTCCTGTTCGCGCGCTGGTCGGCCCGTGAACTCGTGCTGCGGCGCTACCCGAAACTGCAAGCCCTTGCCGCCCGGGTTCAGGGCCGGAAAGGCTGGTGGTCGGTTGTTCTGATTCGGCAGATTCCGGTCGCAGGGTTGTACAACGACATCCTGTTGGGCATCAGTGCGATCGGCCATCGCGATTTCTGGATCGGCACCGGCCTGGGTTTCCTTCCCCAAGGCGTTGCGGCGACTCTGGTCGGCGCCGGGATGGTGCAGACGGATTTCGTCGAGGTCGGTCAATATTTTGCCGTCGCGGCAACCGCTCTTCTCGTTTTGACGCTGGCCTGGAACCGCCTCGTTGCCCAGGCCGGCAAGCAGCACGCCGCCTAA
- the hisC gene encoding histidinol-phosphate transaminase yields the protein MNPFWSALVRDLKPYVPGEQPRLSNLVKLNTNENPYPPSPKVLDAIRGELGASLRLYPDPNSELLKRAAARYLGIGTNQVFVGNGSDEVLAHAFQALLKHPRPILFPDITYSFYPVYCGLYDIAYETVPLTESFEIRIEDYLRPNGGIVFPNPNAPTGRVLALADIETLLSRNADSVVIVDEAYIDFGGESATGLVNRFPNLLVIQTLSKSRSLAGLRVGFAFGDPGLIEALERVKGSFNSYPLDRLAIVGGVAAFDDRDHFEWSRQSIMWTRQWVSQALADLGFEVLPSAANFVFARHPRYDGGKLAAALRERHIIVRHFKLPRIDQFLRITVGTEEECQILLEALSELVAGKAAA from the coding sequence ATGAATCCCTTTTGGAGTGCGCTGGTCCGGGACCTGAAGCCCTACGTACCCGGCGAACAGCCCAGGCTGAGCAATCTCGTCAAGCTGAACACCAACGAGAATCCGTATCCGCCTTCGCCCAAAGTGTTGGACGCCATACGCGGCGAACTCGGCGCCTCTCTCAGACTCTATCCCGATCCGAATTCCGAACTGCTCAAACGTGCAGCCGCGCGATACCTGGGCATCGGCACAAACCAAGTCTTCGTGGGAAACGGCTCGGACGAAGTTCTGGCGCACGCGTTTCAGGCCTTGCTGAAACACCCGCGGCCCATCCTGTTCCCCGATATCACCTACAGCTTTTACCCCGTCTATTGCGGGCTGTACGACATCGCGTACGAGACCGTACCGCTGACCGAAAGCTTCGAGATCCGGATCGAGGACTACTTGCGGCCCAACGGCGGCATCGTTTTTCCGAACCCCAATGCGCCGACGGGGCGCGTGCTGGCCCTCGCTGACATCGAAACGCTGCTTTCCCGGAACGCCGACTCAGTCGTGATCGTGGACGAGGCTTATATCGACTTTGGCGGCGAATCGGCAACGGGGCTGGTCAACCGGTTCCCCAATCTCCTGGTGATACAAACATTGTCGAAATCCAGGTCCCTTGCCGGGCTCCGCGTCGGCTTCGCGTTCGGCGATCCGGGATTGATCGAGGCCCTGGAGCGAGTCAAGGGCAGCTTCAATTCCTATCCGCTCGATCGCCTGGCGATCGTGGGGGGAGTCGCGGCCTTCGACGACCGAGACCACTTCGAGTGGTCTCGGCAATCCATCATGTGGACCCGGCAATGGGTCAGTCAGGCACTTGCCGATCTGGGCTTCGAGGTGCTGCCCTCGGCCGCCAATTTCGTGTTCGCCCGTCATCCTCGATACGACGGCGGCAAACTCGCGGCGGCATTGCGCGAAAGACACATCATCGTCCGCCATTTCAAGCTGCCGAGGATCGACCAGTTCCTCCGGATTACCGTCGGCACGGAAGAAGAGTGCCAGATTCTCCTGGAGGCATTGAGCGAACTCGTGGCGGGAAAAGCGGCGGCTTAG
- the gspE gene encoding type II secretion system ATPase GspE — protein MTEAVLRKTEAEPLIPAELLQDPDGYARFADALVRRGKVREMDLARARRLSAQADDMRLPALLVKLGVVSERDVAETLAEASGLPLVGPPDYPDVSPLPEGVAARFLKDRHAVGVATREGGFVVAVEDPFDAELIHALGLACGQPVYPVVGLASEIDRALEQQIGSGRSVMGQIVDNLGGDEDADEADVEHLKDLASEAPVIRMVNLIMQRAVESRASDIHVEPFEQQLKVRFRIDGVLRDVEAPPVRSTAAVISRIKIMAKLNIAERRLPQDGRIKLQVQGKELDLRVSTVPTMYGESVVIRLLHKESITFDFGTLGFEGAVLRRFLEILELPHGIILITGPTGSGKSTTLYTALHKINTPSRKIITVEDPVEYQLEGVNQIQVKPQIGLNFASALRSIMRQDPDVIMIGEMRDLETARIAVQSALTGHMVLSTLHTNDAAGGVTRLMDMGLEDYLITSTVNGILGQRLVRRLCQHCREPHPALEEVAEEMGLRRFQRDGEVVLYRPVGCEQCGGTGFRGRLAILEFLVMSDEVRRLVMSHAQARQIEEVALREGMHTMYDDGIRKALMGLTTVEEVLRVTSDS, from the coding sequence ATGACCGAGGCAGTATTGAGAAAGACGGAGGCGGAGCCGCTTATCCCCGCCGAGTTGTTGCAGGATCCGGATGGCTATGCCCGATTCGCCGACGCGCTGGTTCGCCGCGGCAAGGTTCGAGAAATGGATCTGGCAAGGGCAAGGCGGCTCTCGGCGCAGGCGGACGACATGCGCCTCCCCGCCTTGCTGGTCAAACTCGGCGTGGTGTCGGAGCGCGACGTGGCCGAGACACTTGCCGAGGCCAGCGGTCTTCCCCTGGTCGGCCCCCCCGACTATCCCGACGTGTCGCCTCTGCCGGAAGGCGTCGCAGCCCGATTCCTCAAGGATCGCCATGCCGTCGGCGTCGCGACCAGGGAAGGCGGCTTCGTGGTGGCAGTGGAAGATCCCTTCGATGCGGAGCTGATCCATGCGCTCGGCCTGGCCTGCGGCCAGCCGGTCTACCCCGTCGTCGGCTTGGCTTCCGAGATCGACCGCGCGCTGGAGCAGCAGATCGGCTCGGGCCGTTCGGTGATGGGCCAGATCGTCGACAACCTGGGCGGCGATGAGGATGCCGACGAGGCCGATGTCGAGCACCTGAAAGACCTCGCCAGCGAAGCGCCGGTGATCCGCATGGTTAACCTGATCATGCAACGGGCGGTGGAGTCGCGGGCCTCGGATATCCATGTCGAGCCTTTCGAGCAGCAACTCAAGGTGAGGTTCCGCATCGACGGCGTCTTGCGCGACGTGGAGGCGCCACCGGTGCGTTCGACCGCCGCGGTGATCTCGCGCATCAAGATCATGGCCAAGCTCAACATCGCCGAGCGGCGCCTGCCGCAGGACGGCCGGATCAAGCTGCAGGTACAGGGTAAAGAGCTGGACCTTCGTGTTTCCACGGTGCCCACGATGTATGGCGAGAGCGTGGTGATCCGGCTTCTGCACAAGGAAAGCATCACCTTCGACTTCGGCACGCTGGGATTCGAAGGCGCGGTGCTCCGGCGTTTCCTCGAAATCCTCGAATTGCCCCACGGCATCATCCTGATCACAGGCCCCACCGGCAGCGGTAAGAGCACCACCCTGTATACCGCGCTACACAAGATCAACACGCCTTCGCGCAAGATAATTACCGTCGAAGACCCGGTGGAATACCAGCTGGAAGGCGTCAACCAGATCCAGGTCAAGCCCCAGATCGGCCTGAATTTCGCGAGTGCGCTGCGCTCCATCATGCGCCAGGACCCGGACGTGATCATGATCGGCGAAATGCGCGATCTGGAGACGGCCCGCATCGCCGTGCAATCGGCGTTGACCGGACACATGGTGCTTTCCACCCTGCATACCAACGACGCCGCCGGCGGCGTGACCCGCTTGATGGACATGGGGCTGGAGGACTATCTCATCACCTCGACCGTGAACGGCATTCTCGGCCAGCGCCTGGTGCGGCGGCTGTGCCAGCATTGCCGCGAACCGCATCCGGCGCTGGAAGAGGTTGCCGAAGAAATGGGGCTGCGGCGGTTCCAGCGCGACGGGGAGGTGGTGTTGTACCGGCCGGTCGGCTGCGAACAGTGCGGCGGCACCGGGTTCCGGGGGCGACTCGCGATTCTGGAGTTCCTGGTCATGTCCGACGAGGTGCGGCGGCTGGTGATGAGCCATGCCCAGGCCCGGCAGATCGAGGAAGTCGCCCTGCGCGAGGGCATGCATACCATGTATGACGACGGTATCCGTAAGGCGTTGATGGGGCTTACCACGGTGGAAGAGGTCCTGCGCGTGACTTCGGACTCCTAA
- a CDS encoding type II secretion system F family protein, translating into MPLYFYKAVNRDGESVESEREASDEMSLVLALQGEGLIPIRVAPAGARPFAWLSLSRRRNRISQKHIGIFTRELLTLLQAGLPLDRALFVLEDLTREDVALNSMIGRVIELVKGGSQLSAALERQEGVFSRFYLNLIRAGEAGGALEDVLERLTDYLERTKELRDTVSTAMIYPAILLTMSVGSLLLLLTFVVPQFEEMFETAGKELPVPTQIVVGVANILKSYWWALLGAVLVLVAWGRYELAEPSRRLVWDRRFLGWPLFGDLVRKVEVANFARTLATLLGNGVPLLGGLSIVKETLGNRAVAQRVDTAMDNLKEGGALSGPLTDAGVFPTLALQMIKLGEESGHLTEMLERVAVTYDKEIKITVQRILALLEPALIVGLGIMIGGIIVSILMAIVSVNDLAF; encoded by the coding sequence GTGCCGCTATATTTTTACAAGGCCGTGAACCGCGACGGCGAATCGGTGGAATCCGAGCGGGAAGCTTCCGATGAGATGAGTCTGGTGCTGGCGCTCCAGGGCGAAGGACTGATCCCGATCCGGGTGGCGCCGGCCGGCGCACGTCCGTTTGCCTGGCTCAGCCTGTCGCGGCGCCGGAACCGGATTTCGCAGAAACACATCGGCATTTTCACCCGGGAGTTGCTGACGCTGCTGCAGGCCGGGCTGCCCTTGGACCGGGCGCTGTTCGTGCTGGAAGACCTGACCCGCGAAGACGTCGCGCTCAACAGCATGATCGGGCGCGTCATCGAACTGGTGAAGGGCGGCTCGCAGCTCTCGGCGGCACTGGAGCGGCAGGAAGGCGTGTTCTCGCGTTTCTACCTGAACCTGATCCGCGCCGGCGAGGCGGGCGGGGCGCTGGAGGACGTGCTGGAGCGGCTGACGGATTATCTCGAGCGCACCAAGGAGCTGAGGGATACGGTTTCGACCGCGATGATCTACCCCGCGATCCTGTTGACCATGTCCGTCGGCTCCTTGCTGCTGCTGCTCACCTTCGTGGTGCCCCAGTTCGAGGAGATGTTCGAAACCGCCGGCAAGGAGCTGCCGGTGCCGACCCAGATCGTGGTCGGCGTGGCCAACATCCTCAAGAGTTACTGGTGGGCGCTCCTGGGCGCGGTGCTGGTGCTGGTGGCGTGGGGGCGGTACGAACTCGCCGAGCCCTCGCGCCGGCTGGTGTGGGACCGGCGCTTTCTCGGCTGGCCCTTGTTCGGCGACTTGGTGCGCAAGGTCGAGGTGGCCAATTTCGCCCGGACGCTGGCAACCCTGCTCGGAAACGGCGTGCCCCTGCTCGGCGGTCTTTCCATCGTCAAGGAGACGCTCGGCAACAGGGCGGTGGCGCAACGGGTCGATACCGCCATGGACAATCTGAAGGAAGGCGGGGCCCTGTCCGGCCCTCTGACCGACGCCGGGGTTTTTCCCACGCTGGCGCTGCAGATGATCAAGCTCGGCGAGGAGTCCGGGCATCTGACCGAGATGCTGGAACGGGTCGCGGTCACTTATGACAAGGAGATCAAGATCACGGTCCAGCGCATTCTCGCACTGCTGGAGCCGGCGCTGATCGTGGGGCTCGGCATCATGATCGGCGGCATCATCGTTTCCATCCTGATGGCGATCGTCAGCGTAAACGATCTGGCCTTCTAA
- the gspG gene encoding type II secretion system major pseudopilin GspG, protein MKHRRSIRSRSGFTLIELLVVLAIIGLLAGLVGPQVMKHLGESKSKTARLQIEELASSLDMYKLDVGRYPTTDEGLNALIEQPSTARVWNGPYLRKKKVPQDPWNNPFHYVAPGQHGKFDVWSLGQDNAEGGEGEDADILGWE, encoded by the coding sequence ATGAAGCATAGGCGTTCCATCCGTAGTCGCAGTGGTTTCACCCTGATTGAACTGCTGGTCGTATTGGCCATCATCGGTCTGCTCGCCGGGCTGGTCGGTCCCCAGGTCATGAAGCATCTGGGGGAGTCCAAGTCCAAGACCGCCCGTCTTCAGATCGAGGAGCTGGCCTCGTCGCTGGACATGTACAAACTGGATGTGGGCCGTTATCCCACCACCGACGAAGGGCTGAACGCCCTCATCGAGCAGCCCAGCACGGCGCGGGTCTGGAATGGGCCGTATCTGCGGAAGAAGAAGGTCCCGCAGGACCCGTGGAACAACCCGTTCCATTACGTCGCGCCGGGACAGCACGGCAAGTTCGACGTGTGGTCGCTCGGCCAGGACAATGCCGAGGGCGGTGAAGGCGAGGATGCCGATATCCTCGGCTGGGAGTAA
- a CDS encoding GspH/FimT family pseudopilin, giving the protein MRGRGFTLLEMLLVLGIGAILMAVAVPNVMPAIEAAQLSSAARDVASGLRFARGQALSRRQEVRFTLDVPGHRYRVSTRPKVFGLPSGVGLKLFTASGEVEGEGVGSILFFPDGSSTGGRVTLEAAGRKRLIDVNWLTGRISSSAEESDNS; this is encoded by the coding sequence ATGCGCGGTCGTGGCTTCACCCTGCTGGAAATGCTGCTGGTGCTGGGCATCGGCGCAATCCTCATGGCGGTCGCGGTCCCCAATGTCATGCCCGCCATCGAAGCCGCGCAGCTCAGCTCCGCCGCCCGCGACGTGGCGTCGGGGCTGAGGTTCGCCCGTGGCCAGGCCCTGAGCCGGCGCCAGGAAGTGCGGTTTACGCTCGACGTGCCGGGGCACCGCTACCGGGTCAGCACCCGCCCCAAGGTTTTCGGCCTGCCCTCCGGCGTTGGGCTGAAGCTGTTCACCGCCTCGGGAGAGGTCGAGGGCGAAGGGGTCGGCAGTATCCTTTTTTTTCCGGACGGTTCGTCGACCGGGGGACGGGTGACCCTGGAGGCCGCCGGCCGGAAGCGGCTGATCGACGTCAATTGGCTTACCGGCAGGATTTCGTCCAGTGCGGAAGAATCGGACAATTCCTGA